In Zingiber officinale cultivar Zhangliang chromosome 3A, Zo_v1.1, whole genome shotgun sequence, the DNA window atatataaaagtaGGGCAGGTACAGATCTCGGAAGGCAGACTCGGCGTCCAAACGCTACAAGACGaacaagccaaggaatcgtaatcgcttgtcagagaatgtcagagaataatcagcatgtcagggaatattctcacAGGCATGGCTCGTTACCCCTTTTGATTCCATCGTTAGCTTATGAAAAGGTGCCACCTGTCatccaccgccagacaaagcctgacagccgacattccctgacacccgtcataCCCAGAAACTTTcgttgtagtataaaaagggaggctttgtcccttgcgcaggtacgctcactcatcatttctcactagtgtctacttttcgtcctttctctgtgatttctggggaaaaagtacctgacttgagcgtcggagggtctgaccCGGGTACTTTTCCCCTGGTTTatggtctctaacgactggtggattcgtctgagtgtgcgcagagctacAGCATCATCGTCCTGGTCATCTATCGCTTTCGGCCGCCCGTGTGAACCTTTCCAGGAGGGTACTCTGTAGATCCAGCGCTTCAACGACTCTCCATCAACTTTCCATACAACAAGACCCGTCtttatccgactcagcttccggacaggatcagCTATGATTTGAAATTGTCATGTTTAATATTAaatcaattatttaaatttctgaTATGTATCATGCAAACATTAACATACGTTGGATTTGCATTAATATTTTCAATGGCTTCTCTTCGATATTTGCAAATATTTATTACCAAATTTTGACATTCCCTAGCTATACCCAGTATGGGATATAAGATTTCCATCTTGAGCTGCTGCCCTCTattaaattttagggtttagggttcctAAATCCTGAATCCTAATTTGTGGCCATTAACTATGCAAGCTATATTTTCACCATATGACCTCCCATCAATTCCCTCATAATTAGATATATTTTTCTGCCTCCTGATTTAGTTCTCACTTTGTGTGATGATGCAAAAGGCTTTAAATGAGAGTTTTAGCTGCAGTAACACACTATGCTCGTGGTGGGTTATACTCTTGTGTGGAATATCAACTAATTCAGTAATACTCTTGTCCCCATGGGAGTCGTTGTGTATACCCtcgaaaaaaaaattctctctctTTCTAATCATTTGACGATCAACTAATTGATCCTATGATTTATTTTCCTTCACATAATCTAGGAATAGAATATGAGATCTTGTGATTTATTTCCCTTCACATAATCTAGGAATGGAATATAAGGACATATAAGCGTAATCATCTTTTTATCATAACTGATTTATTACTAGTAATAtcaagaaaaatgatatgctcaaggaaagaATCTCAAGAAAATACTCAAGGATAAGTACATAGAATGTTAGGGTCCACAAAAAGTTAAATGGTGGGCCataaatttatatgtttattcTTGAACATTTCCTTGAAAATTTTCCTACCTTCAATCATTCAAATTCCTCTGCAATTGTACTTAGATCTAGTCCTTAATTCTCCGGATGAGAAATTTCAatgattgacaattatttaagtttaggttaatatgttCGATCTAACTTAAGTTACGAGTGTGCAAGGATAAGAGTAGTCCAAAAAGATAGAGAGCCAGATTCTTGGCAAGAAGAAAATCGTGCAGGTCGGAAGACCGACTATAAAGCAAGAAAAGACCAAGAAGGCTAAGAACAGGATTCTTGACAAAAGATGGAAACCCAAGCATATTGCAAGATCAGATGCAAGGATAGATGAAGATCCGAAGATGAGGAAGCTTCAGGCACAAAATCTAAGGAACAGGAGATTCATCTAGCATATGGTAATGGGGTTCAATTGGTACATTAAAGAGAGACATAAACTTGAGGGTTTAGGGATGGAAAATATTTTAGTGTTCGCCAATCAATTGGTGAAACTTACTAATCGATTGATGAGTTAAATCCCAAAATCCTAAACCTCAATTTCGGGGATAGCATCACCAAGTGTAAACCCGCAATTCCAGGTTTATCCAAATGGTGTATCAATCGATTGGCACGGATTGCCAATTGATTGGTAACCAATTTCGATTACGCAAAAACTTTCCAAATCAATTAGCCAATTGGTTAAgtattttctaatcgattggtgtaatcgatgaggcatttcctaatcaattggtgCAATCAATTAGCAAGCTTTCTTTGCGAGCTCAAAAAGTTATCAAATcgattaattgattgattgagcACTGTCAATCGATTGGTGTAATCGATTAGCAAGCTTTCTTTGCTAGTACAGAAAGCTACCAAATCGATTGACTAATCTATTGGGCACTTCCAATTGACTGGTGCAATCAattgacaaatttttttttagagtaCAGAAAGCTGCCAAATCaattgattgatcaattgagtattaccaatcgattgaccatgACCACCAATCAATTGGGATTTAAAATGGAATAATCTCAGTCGTTGATATGGAATTAGTACTCATTCAATAGATAGTTAAACGATTAGTGATCAATTAGTGAGTTTTTGCCAATTGATTAGAGTTGACAAAAAACATAGAAACTGTTGGAGCAATCGGTGTGACATTAGGTTTTAATGTttgagcaaaagtttaagttaggtttatttttgtatttgatatgtgcttATAAGTGTACAAGATGCAGGTACAACAAGGCAAAGTCCAAGTGTGTGTCCTTAGTGGTGTAAGTTTAAGTGTGttgccttgacaacgtaagtctaaGTATAACTTGACAaattggtgaaagtccaagtagagtCTTGATGGTAtaaatccaagtgtgtagccttagcaacATAAGTCCAAGAGTGATTTGACAATAGAAAACCTGACAATAAAGGATAAGGCCAAAGGAAGCTATTAAAGACAAGACGCGAAGGATGAGGAAGCATCCAAGGGACGTGAGGCTGATAGAGGAGGTTAGAAGACATGACCAAAGTTATGCTAATGaatgaggttcgaatctcgactaataatcatccatgatttatctcctttgTATTGATCCTGCGTATCGTCAGATGAAATTTCCATCTTTCATTACAAAAGGATAGGAATTGTCATAATGACATGCATGCTCATTCAAGTCGCGTCTTGATGGCGATTCAATATGAATGGACGGCTTCCACCAACCGACCACGGCGCACTTTAAATCTCCAATAATATGTTTTGGCTACTTAAGACGCTCACTGAAGCCCACGTAACCAGGTCTCTTCGGCGAGCTTTTGTAACCAGTGTCTGCTTTGGAGGGGTACTAGCGCTCTTTATTAGCCTTTTATCCTTCAGTTTGGAGATTGCTCCATGATTTGTGGAAAATTGATATACTGTTTGCCTTACGGAGTTCGACATCATGTTTTTTGTTCTCCTGTAGATTTGAACTTAACGTAATTTGGAATTTTCATGACTCTGATTCTTGGACTTGGAATCGAGAATTTTGGCTTCTTAGATTAAGGGAGATTCGGTGCGTTTATTTGTTTTCGGAGGTGACAACTGAACCGTGGACGCTGTCATTAATTAATTTGCAGTAGGGAGCCATGGTTGTGATCAACGTGCGGCGGTCGACTATGGTGAGGCCGGCGGAAGCGACGCCACAGCGACCGCTGTGGCTCTCCAACCTGGATCTGGTGATGCTGAATCACTACACGCTGAGCGTCCACTTCTACCGGCCGGATGGGTCGGCCAACTTCTTTGACGCGGCGGTGCTGCGCGACGCGTTGGCCCGGGTGCTGGTGCAATTCTATCCCATGGCAGGGCGGCTGGCGTGCGACGAGGACGATCGGATCATGATAGACTGCAACGGCGATGGGGCACTGTTTGTGGAGGCCGATGCGGAGGCGACGGTGGACGACTTCGGTGACTTCGCACCCACCGTGGAGCTGGAGCAGCTCTTCCCGAAGCCAGATGCAGACTGCACCGACGACATCTCCGCCTTCCCGCTGTTTCTCATCCAGGTACTTACCGAATTTGCTGAATTGTTTCAGTTTACGGCAAATTTAACAAAGGTCGTGTCTAAAtgaaaataactaaaaaaaaagGAGTAGATCGTAGTTTTGGATTTATTAGATGACGTAATCAGAGTCCtctattattttatcaaatttgtTGAATTCTTTAAGTTTACGGTACGAAAAAACAGACGCATGTAAATGAATATCTTAACCGTATTCATGCACCGTGTTCTGTGTTTTTTCATCCAATAGAGTATAAATATCTTCTAGAATTGATTCGTAATTCTTTGGAGATCCATGGTAGTATATTTACGGCTGCATCATGATCGGGACAAATGTATTTACTTTTGGATTTAGTAGGTGACGTAATCAGAGTGCTCTCGAAccgtaaaatatttttggaatgtAAAAGTATATATTTAACGGTGAaaactataaataaattaataatctacttttaaaattattttaaataattgatTTTGCTTAATTTATCAAGGacagaaattaattttgaatttaattgaatttggtgGGGGTTTGATCTTTGCATGCACAGGTCACGCACTTGAAGTGCGGTGGTGTAGCCTTGGGCACCGGCGTGCACCATCAGGTCGTCGACGGCTTGGCTGGTCTTCACTTGATAAACTCCTGGTCCGACGTTGCCCGCGGCGTCGGCATCAACGTCCAGCCATTCATCGATCGGACCCTTCTCCGTAGTCGAGATCCGCCTAACCCCTCTTTTCCTCACATCGAGTACCAGCCCCCTCCTTCCATGAACTCCTCTGTCGCCCAAGTCCCAAGCTCCGCCGTTGCTGTCCGCATCTTCAAGCTCACCCGAGAGCAGCTTAACCTCCTCAAGGCCAAAGCTCCTCCAGATGGCAGCTACAGTACGCATGTCCTCCTCGCGGCCCACTTGTGGCGGTGCGCGTGCATAGCGCGCGACCTCCCGCCCGACCAGATGACCAAGATGTACATTCCAACCGACGGTCGGCAACGAATCCAGCCACCACTTCCGCAGGGCTACTTCGGGAACGTGATCTTCAGGGCGGCGCCCGTTGCCACAGCGGGGGAGGTGACCTCTCCGGTGGGCGGTCCTTCCCCGGCGGCCAAGACGATCCAGGAGGCCGTGCTGAGGATGGACGGCACCTACTTGCAGTCGGCGTTGGACTACTTGGAGATACAGTCAAATATGTTGGCTCAGAAGGTAAATGGCGCTACCCCATTCGGATGCCCAAACCTGTGGCTCACCAGCTGGGCGCGTCTGCCAATCCACGACGCTGACTTCGGTTGGGGCCGACCAATTTTCATGGGCCCAAGTCCCATCCGCGTCGAGGGTGTGGCGATCATCCTGCCAAGCGCCGCCGGGGATGGTGGCCTCTCGGTGGCCATCTCCTTGCAGCCTGATCACATGGTGAAGTTCCAGGACCTCATCTATGATATCTAAGCCTTTCAGATTGTCGTTGTGATCCAATTTAATTAAGATCTTCTGTGTTATGTTAGTTATTATTTCAAATTGTCTCTAGGGCTATAGTGTTGTGGTAGGACATTCAGATTATCATCTAGATATCCGTGATTCGAACTCCAATTACgatttatttgtaaaatttttttctttaaatggaagtcgtaatcaaaggatgctgacCTTCTAGAATTTTTTTCTCGATTTATTCCTGATGATCGATGAAAACTTTCACGGAATCGGATTTAATTAtctcaaaaataatcaataagaCCACTAAGATAATCATTTTGTTATTATTTGAAATCAGCATGTATTAaatcaattatttaaatttctgaTATGTAtccttaaaaattaatatttggaGCGTATGTTATGATATTACGTGTTAATACTGGAGAATCTAATTGCTGGAAGGGGACCAGAATGCTAGGAAGTATGTTGGAATAACTATTATGTTCATGGACAATGACGATTTTGCCTCTTGAAGTAGTCTTTTATGTGATCTTGCAAGGTGTTTTCGATAGGAAGAACTATGAATTATGCATTAATGCAAGTGATCCGGTATAAAAACTATAGAGATAATGTGCTGGGCATGATGATTTGATTGTTGACTGAGAAAAGACTTTTTATGTCACAAGAAGACTTTTGTTCCATCCTGCGTACACAGAGATGAGCTAACAAAACGTTAGTGTCTATAAATTAGAAGGAGTCTCTGGCGAAGGCCTTCGGACACTGAACTCAGTACAATTCCAGATGGGTGAATGAAGAGCAGTAAAGAACAACTCGTACAAGAATAAGGCTCAGATGCTCAGAAAGCGTATCTCGCCAATCGAGAGGACTCCCCAtttttataccacctctcataacctccataATCATGAGGTGGCGAAAAATGTCAGAAATTGTTGGGTAATGGAAAGTGCACAATCTGTGTAATGATTGTCAGAGGAATCTTTCCTTACCCACATATATGTCTCTTTGTCATTTATAGCTTATACTTTGTCATTTATAGCTTGCGCCATTAATAAGGCAGTTAGAAGAATATGCTATTGTAAGCGGTCGGATGATGAGAGACATATTAATCCTTGAAAAAGGTTTCAGaagaatattttctaacacatggTTGTTACTCTGATAAATTGTTAGGATGTTGTCTGCTGAGTATATCTTAACCGGCCTATAAGGTCGGTTGTCATTATGTCTGTCATACCAAGttgctttattatgcatatccTGGCTAGCTTGTAAGGCCGATCATTTTTATACCTGTGCTCCTATTACGTTGCTTAGTTATGTACTGCATAATATTAGCAATCCATTCAGAAAAATAATATGACGCATTGGGCGTGATGTGCATTCGTTTAGGAAACCATTGTCTGATAAAGTGTGCATGCTAGAAGTCCGTTCAAGAAATCATCTGATAAACTGTGCATGCTGGAAATCCATTCAGGCAACAATATAAAGATAAGTGCATTAGGCCCGCTCAGCATTTTGTCCGGTCGGGCGGGTAAGGGACTATGCAGAGACATAGAACTATATTCTAAAAGGTTTGATCGATACTTCAATCTAACCAACCATACAATAATTGGTAGCTAGAATGAACTAGAGATCTAGGGTTTCGACCGACTTTGTAAAGAGTAGATTTACACTTATACGTGCAAGAGACAAATACTTTTGAGTTGTATGGGCCCATCCAGCCATAGTTTCGATTAAATACGTATGGAGACCTTCTATCCTGAGCGGAGACCCATAGGGTTAATCGGTAATGAGGTCGACCGGGTATATGTAGAGAGTTTTATGAAAATGGAGAGGTCGACCCTTATGCTAACTATACCAGCTCGTTTTACCATGTAGGCATAAAATACTGAGTCCCCTCTGTTCGACCGACTGAAGGACCACCCGACCCTCTCTCGAATGGCTTGTAATCTGGTTAGACTGAACTTGAGAGCCTTAACGCTAGTCGAATAACCAAGCCAAGTGGGGAATGTTTTCCCTTTACGTTGACCGTCATGTCATCTTGACTTTGATCACCATGTCACCTTGAGTTCGACTATCACATCATCTTTTGGACCCACTCGTTACAttccatatcactagcctccttTTCAAgttgttacgcaaccgcaagcgCATgatttcatcgtcagtaataaaaagagattaaatccacagggattgttgattaagcactagttaatttcgcacagtgaattatctagataaacgtaagattggttggaaaagagagtaagagaaagagaagagagaagagatggtggatcttgagaggggttgagctaaAAGGATGTGAGAGATAGTTTGAGGtgcgattctaggattttggtt includes these proteins:
- the LOC122051745 gene encoding hydroxycinnamoyltransferase-like, with translation MVVINVRRSTMVRPAEATPQRPLWLSNLDLVMLNHYTLSVHFYRPDGSANFFDAAVLRDALARVLVQFYPMAGRLACDEDDRIMIDCNGDGALFVEADAEATVDDFGDFAPTVELEQLFPKPDADCTDDISAFPLFLIQVTHLKCGGVALGTGVHHQVVDGLAGLHLINSWSDVARGVGINVQPFIDRTLLRSRDPPNPSFPHIEYQPPPSMNSSVAQVPSSAVAVRIFKLTREQLNLLKAKAPPDGSYSTHVLLAAHLWRCACIARDLPPDQMTKMYIPTDGRQRIQPPLPQGYFGNVIFRAAPVATAGEVTSPVGGPSPAAKTIQEAVLRMDGTYLQSALDYLEIQSNMLAQKVNGATPFGCPNLWLTSWARLPIHDADFGWGRPIFMGPSPIRVEGVAIILPSAAGDGGLSVAISLQPDHMVKFQDLIYDI